From a single Accipiter gentilis chromosome 8, bAccGen1.1, whole genome shotgun sequence genomic region:
- the FYB2 gene encoding FYN-binding protein 2, with product MDVEGVTDFRALRAKFQNDSNLANKLVQPRKKPPPEILPKLGSGGNAVSKPLPLSKKEVIILKSKDEPAHPATQRSTHPQRNPFAWPRAQLRYVEPTEHNEEHKGNVLEKGLSSPKNGPEKPLPPYCADRQGSAQTSPEGPQLPNSFHHALRMWENALSRGEKSNAMLPTQRAANLYVHPCPEQRVMHAPAALGGSRMRPPGNEPTLDLPAQKKDGPHGSGSVLPQAPGGHRSSDEAAAESAAATVFCQLGYRAPGERQKESEPPFCQPGAGKCSHSPRSKWPRIKALPSVESLGPAPGKPARPPKFDLSAFRSAMPLVHRGNETTADEEDYLTPESAELEEQHNYEETPMYLNQSGDTATLSVIEVPKAKPQEHKKQKTFLIAKSSPGRAKIEDEKEENPSLEGGKQEEKKIFKTGGNESLSPTSQTEEDGRGGMKVPQAKHDVTSTQTAKHPTPQGLAKDGAELLQHVYVGTPNPGAERPALNQNTWQSLQAPEEIYDDVEEMQDRLSHASDASSPSASASISGNSYEETYEDVEIGGDNPAKTETEKQKRFGNLFKIEKLKLKNTRFKENLRLFSISVPNLASVSQEDMVYDDVEVGQREMREKDDKYKTWMPKFLMAKEDKDKRKSSNDVERNIFKVKKSNPEKSKKMEKEEKFFRETFMYDKEINVINTATAECSVPSKRRVDLPVTAGEQLDVIDVTEGNAVICRNLEGRFGYVLVEHLNFRQY from the exons ATGGACGTG GAAGGCGTGACTGATTTCAGAGCCCTCCGAGCAAAATTTCAAAATGACTCCAACTTGGCCAACAAGCTGGTGCAGCCGCGCAAGAAGCCTCCCCCTGAAATCCTTCCCAAGCTGGGCTCTGGAGGGAATGCCGTGTCCAAGCCTCTGCCCCTGAGTAAGAAAGAAGTGATAATACTAAAATCCAAGGATGAACCTGCCCATCCTGCCACCCAACGCTCCACGCACCCCCAACGCAACCCCTTCGCGTGGCCTCGAGCCCAGCTGCGTTACGTGGAGCCGACGGAACACAACGAAGAGCACAAAGGCAACGTCTTGGAGAAAGGGCTGAGTTCTCCCAAGAACGGTCCAGAGAAGCCTCTGCCACCCTATTGCGCTGACCGGCAAGGATCAGCCCAAACATCTCCAGAAGGCCCTCAGCTCCCAAATTCTTTCCACCACGCCCTACGGATGTGGGAAAACGCTTTATCCCGTGGCGAGAAATCAAATGCAATGCTCCCAACCCAACGGGCAGCGAACTTATACGTGCACCCCTGCCCGGAGCAGAGGGTGATGCATGCTCCTGCTGCGTTGGGCGGCAGCAGGATGCGACCGCCTGGAAACGAGCCCACGCTGGACTTGCCTGCCCAGAAGAAGGACGGTCCGCACGGCAGCGGGTCGGTTCTTCCCCAGGCTCCCGGAGGACACAGGAGCTCTGATGAAGCCGCTGCTGAGAGCGCGGCGGCAACTGTTTTCTGCCAGCTGGGTTATCGTGCACCGGGAGAGCGCCAGAAAG AATCGGAGCCTCCCTTCTGCCAGCCTGGAGCAGGAAAATGCTCTCACAGCCCCAGGAGCAAGTGGCCAAGAATTAAAGCTCTCCCTTCAGTGGAATCCCTgggtcctgcccctgggaagcCTGCAAGACCCCCGAAGTTTGATCTCAGTGCTTTCCGAAGTGCCATGCCTTTGGTCCACAGAGGAAATGAAACAA ctGCTGACGAAGAGGATTACTTGACCCCCGAAAG TGCTGAACTTGAAGAGCAGCATAATTATGAAGAAACCCCGATGTACCTGAATCAGTCTGGGGACACTGCAACCTTGTCTGTCATTGAAG TACCTAAGGCAAAGCCTCAAGAACACAAG AAACAGAAGACTTTTCTCATTGCCAAATCCAg TCCTGGAAGAGCTAAAATAGAggatgaaaaagaggaaaacccaAGTCTTGAAGGagggaaacaggaagaaaagaaaattttcaag ACAGGTGGAAATGAATCCCTGTCTCCCACTAGTCAAACCGAGGAAGACGGTAGAGGTGGGATGAAGGTGCCGCAAGCGAAGCACGATGTGACCAGTACCCAGACTGCAAAGCATCCTACCCCACAAGGGCTGGCAAAAGACGGCGCGGAGCTCT TGCAGCATGTGTATGTTGGCACTCCAAATCCAGGGGCAGAAAGACCAGCCTTGAATCAAAACACTTGGCAGTCTCTGCAGGCACCAGAGGAGATATATGATGACGTTGAGGAAATGCAAGACAGACT CAGCCACGCGTCAGACGCCTCAAGTCCGTCTGCTTCAGCCAGCA TTTCAGGAAACAGCTATGAAGAAACATATGAAGATGTTGAGATTGGGGGTGATAATCCAGCAAAAACGGA aacagaaaaacaaaagagatTTGGAAACTTGTTTAAGATAGAAAAGTTGAAGCTGAAGAATACCAGGTTCAAGGAAAACTTAAG ATTGTTTTCCATTTCGGTACCAAATTTAG CATCTGTTTCCCAGGAGGACATGGTGTACGATGATGTCGAGGTGGGGCAGAGAGAGATGAG AGAGAAGGACGACAAGTACAAAACCTGGATGCCAAAATTTCTGATGGCAAAAGAGgataaggacaaaagaaaaagcagcaatgatGTGGAAAG AAATATCTTCAAAGTCAAGAAAAGTAATCCggaaaaaagcaagaagatgGAAAAAGAGGAGAAGTTTTTCAGAGAAACGTTTATG tacGATAAGGAGATCAATGTCATCAACACAGCCACTGCCGAGTGCTCGGTCCCCAGTAAGCGGAGAGTTGATCTCCCGGTCACAGCTGGAGAACAGCTGGACGTTATCGATGTCACGGAGGGCAACGCAGTGATTTGCCGCAATTTGGAGGGCAGAT TTGGGTATGTTCTAGTGGAGCATTTGAACTTCAG ACAGTACTAA